The Malus domestica chromosome 13, GDT2T_hap1 genome includes a window with the following:
- the LOC103453083 gene encoding 3-dehydrosphinganine reductase TSC10A, with amino-acid sequence MVDLSFLALLLLLPLALLFLILYVIVRPCPVNIPIKNRHVFITGGSSGIGLALAHQAATEGARVSILARSLDKLEEAKNYIQLSTGIDVSIFAADVRDYDAVLKAVEEAGPIDLLIVNQGVFVAEELEKQGLDEVRFMVDVNLIGSFNMIKAALPEMKKGEDRGPRSIALMSSQAGQVGIYGYTAYSASKFGLRGLGEALQQEVISHDIHVSLVFPPDTDTPGFAEENKRRPPLTGIIAESSGAMKAEDVAKRALDGIKSASFIVRCNFEGLLLSIATAGMSPQRSFVMAFLEVVAGGLVRLVALCFQWSWYTSIHKWQAQSKRT; translated from the exons ATGGTGGACCTCTCCTTCCtcgccctcctcctcctcctcccgcTCGCCCTCCTTTTCCTCATTCTCTACGTCATAGTCCGGCCCTGCCCCGTCAATATCCCAATCAAGAACCGCCACGTGTTCATCACCGGAGGCTCCAGCGGAATCGGTCTCGCCCTGGCCCACCAGGCCGCCACGGAGGGCGCAAGAGTCTCCATCCTCGCGCGCTCCCTCGACAAGCTCGAGGAAGCAAAGAACTACATCCAGCTGTCCACCGGCATCGACGTGTCAATCTTCGCCGCCGACGTCCGCGACTACGACGCCGTTTTGAAGGCAGTGGAGGAGGCGGGTCCCATCGACTTGTTGATCGTGAACCAGGGGGTGTTCGTCGCCGAGGAGCTCGAGAAGCAGGGATTGGATGAGGTGAGGTTCATGGTGGACGTCAATCTGATTGGGAGCTTCAACATGATCAAAGCCGCTCTCCCCGAAATGAAGAAGGGAGAGGACCGTGGGCCCCGCTCGATCGCGCTGATGTCATCCCAGGCCGGCCAGGTCGGAATCTACGGCTACACGGCCTACTCCGCCAGCAAGTTCGGGCTCCGTGGCTTGGGCGAGGCTCTGCAGCAAGAGGTGATTTCTCACGACATTCACGTTTCTCTTGTATTCCCGCCGGACACAGACACCCCTGGTTTCGCTGAAG AGAACAAGAGGCGGCCGCCGCTGACTGGCATTATAGCGGAGTCGTCTGGGGCGATGAAAGCCGAAGATGTTGCGAAGAGGGCTTTGGATGGGATTAAGTCCGCTTCTTTTATTGTGCGTTGCAACTTTGAAGGGTTATTGTTGTCTATTGCCACTGCTGGGATGTCTCCTCAGAGGTCGTTCGTTATggcatttttggaggtggttgCGGGTGGTTTGGTTCGTCTTGTTGCTCTGTGTTTTCAGTGGAGTTGGTATACCAGCATACACAAGTGGCAAGCACAGAGCAAGA ggacctgA
- the LOC103453084 gene encoding peroxiredoxin-2F, mitochondrial-like — MASTLLKRTSFSAMKSVVRGFQIGAQSRAYAAAAVGTDLVSAAPNVSLQKARTWDEGVSSNFATTPLKDIFKGKKVVIFGLPGAFTGVCSAQHVPSYKNQIDKFKAKGVDSVICVAVNDPYVMKGWANNLEAKEAIEFYGDFDGSFHKSLELDKDLSGALLGHRSQRWSAYVVDGKVKTLNVEEVPSDFKVSGGDVILGQI; from the exons ATGGCGTCCACACTTCTGAAGCGAACGAGCTTCTCCGCAATGAAATCAGTGGTCAGAGGCTTCCAAATCGGAGCTCAATCAAGAGCCTACGCGGCGGCTGCAGTCGGGACCGACTTAGTCTCCGCCGCACCCAATGTTTCCCTCCAGAAAGCTCGCACCTGGGACGAAGGTGTCTCCTCCAACTTCGCCACCACTCCTCTCAAAGACATTTTCAAg GGCAAGAAAGTCGTCATCTTTGGACTCCCT GGTGCCTTCACTGGTGTTTGTTCTGCGCAACACGTGCCTAGTTACAAGAACCAAATTGATAAGTTTAAGGCTAAAGGGGTTGACTCTGTGATTTGTGTAGCTGTGAATGATCCATATGTTATGAAGGGCTGGGCAAACAACCTTGAAGCCAAAGAAGCT ATTGAGTTCTATGGGGACTTCGATGGCAGCTTCCACAAAAGCTTGGAATTGGATAAAGATCTCAGTGGTGCTTTGCTTGGACACCGCTCTCAAAG ATGGTCAGCTTATGTGGTCGACGGGAAGGTAAAAACTCTAAATGTGGAGGAAGTCCCATCAGACTTCAAGGTTTCTGGCGGGGATGTAATTTTGGGACAGATCTAG
- the LOC103453085 gene encoding E3 ubiquitin-protein ligase RHF1A-like has protein sequence MASLAPSSSLNPKPVSAAPSSSPDLLDDSNEDSCSICLEPFNCDDPATITSCKHEYHLHCILEWSQRSKECPICWQLFSLKDPACQGLLTAIQNERNSRSRKTSSMAPQTYHSSEDFDVEHESFSDDSDLDERIMQHLAAASSRARYARRRERQRSSGLGPSHVFVFSNHENVPGFQQTYPISPKDSPTSQRPSVIQSPPSFICSTAANSDIPYKPRVLYGRPSPDGPHRPSPSETINLPDSIKSTLSAASARYKESISRSTRGFKEKLLARNNSVKELSKGVQREMNAGIAGVARMFERFDLTPKKPGAPTPVSGPSGGGTSNLSFKGKGVLETVIVHSCNNNGRVGDESSDAPSGVKAATADRVEVSSAQSGH, from the exons ATGGCGTCTTTAGCTCCCTCTTCTTCTCTTAACCCAAAACCAGTCTCAGCTGCGCCTTCGTCCTCCCCGGATCTTCTCGACGACTCCAACGAAGACTCCTGCAGCATCTGCCTCGAGCCCTTCAACTGCGACGACCCAGCAACT ATAACCAGCTGCAAACACGAATATCATCTTCACTGTATATTAGAATG GTCACAAAGAAGTAAAGAATGCCCAATTTGTTGGCAGTTATTTTCCCTGAAGGATCCTGCTTG CCAAGGGCTTCTAACTGCTATACAAAATGAGAGGAACTCAAGGTCAAGAAAAACATCTTCCATGGCACCCCAAACTTATCATTCATCTGAGGACTTTGATGTTGAGCAC GAATCTTTCTCAGATGACTCCGATTTGGATGAGCGCATCATGCAGCATCTTGCTGCTGCTTCTAGCAGAGCTCGTTATGCTCGCAGAAGGGAAAGACAGAGATCATCTGGGCTAGGTCCTTcccatgtttttgttttttccaatCATGAAAATGTGCCTGGTTTCCAGCAAACATACCCAATTTCTCCAAAAGATTCGCCAACTTCTCAAAGACCATCAGTTATTCAATCTCCACCATCTTTTATCTGCAGTACTGCTGCCAATAGTGATATCCCTTACAAACCAAG AGTGCTTTATGGCCGACCATCACCTGATGGTCCACACAGACCAAGCCCATCCGAGACTATCAATTTGCCTGATTCTATCAAATCCACGTTGTCTGCTGCCTCAGCAAG ATACAAAGAGTCAATCTCAAGAAGCACTCGAGGCTTTAAGGAAAAGCTACTTGCTCGTAACAACTCAGTCAAGGAGCTGAGCAAAGGAGTTCAACGTGAGATGAATGCAGGAATTGCTGGTGTTGCAAGAATGTTTGAGCGCTTCGACCTTACTCCAAAGAAACCTGGAGCCCCTACTCCTGTTTCTGGCCCTAGCGGAGGAGGGACTTCAAACTTATCCTTCAAGGGAAAAGGTGTGCTAGAGACTGTTATTGTTCATTCTTGTAATAATAATGGGAGAGTTGGTGATGAAAGTTCAGATGCACCCTCTGGTGTCAAAGCTGCTACGGCAGACCGAGTTGAAGTTTCTTCTGCACAG AGCGGACACTGA
- the LOC103453086 gene encoding DEAD-box ATP-dependent RNA helicase 58, chloroplastic-like, whose amino-acid sequence MPNPNKNPSLSVKSANPTCQPHALHNGRTRVRRADARMQALPTLFFGCDCILHAQTGSRKTLTYLLLIFSAMNTRRSAVQALVVVPTGELGMQVTKVARMLAAKPKEVELEQKLCTIMAFLDGGMLTRHKSWLKAEPPTIVVATIGSLSKCLRNR is encoded by the exons ATGCCGAATCCGAACAAGAACCCCTCACTGTCTGTTAAATCTGCCAATCCCACGTGCCAACCACATGCTTTACATAATGGAAGAACTAGGGTTCGTCGCGCCGACGCCCGTATGCAGGCTCTGCCGACTCTATTTTTTGGCTGCGACTGCATACTCCACGCGCAG ACAGGTTCTAGGAAGACGCTGACGTACCtacttttgatattttctgCTATGAACACTCGGAGATCGGCTGTTCAAGCTCTCGTTGTGGTCCCCACTGGGGAACTTGGGATGCAA GTTACGAAGGTTGCTCGGATGTTGGCCGCGAAGCCTAAGGAAGTTGAATTGGAGCAGAAATTGTGTACTATTATGGCGTTTTTAGATGGAGGAATGTTGACCAGGCACAAGAGTTGGTTAAAA GCGGAGCCCCCTACTATTGTGGTGGCAACCATTGGGAGTTTGTCCAAATGCTTGAGAAACAGATGA